The Lycium barbarum isolate Lr01 chromosome 9, ASM1917538v2, whole genome shotgun sequence genome has a segment encoding these proteins:
- the LOC132611174 gene encoding low affinity inorganic phosphate transporter 3, giving the protein MAKDQLEVLNALDVAKTQLYHFTTIVIAGMGFFTDAYDLFCISLVTKLLGRIYYHHEGAPKPGILPPGVSTAVNGVAFCGTLSGQLFFGWLGDKLGRKKVYGMTLMLMVICSIASGLSFGKTPNGVIATLCFFRFWLGFGIGGDYPLSATIMSEYANKKTRGAFIAAVFAMQGFGILTGGIVALVVAGAFKNAYPSPIYSVNAKDSTPPEADLVWRIILMFGAIPALLTYYWRMKMPETARYTALVAKNASKAAADMSKVLNVEIEAEKDKIEKIVEEKGNNFGLFTKQFLRRHGLHLLGTTSTWFLLDIAFYSQNLFQKDIFSKIGWIPHPETMNALDEVFKIARAQTLIALCSTVPGYWFTVAFIDKIGRFAIQLMGFFFMTVFMFALAIPYNHWTKKENRIGFVIMYSLTFFFANFGPNATTFVVPAEIFPARLRSTCHGISAAAGKAGAIVGAFGFLYAAQSTNPLKVDVGYPTGIGVKNTLLVLGCVNLLGMLFTLLVPESKGKSLEEMSKENEGEEQNYGTETKGENAQTVPV; this is encoded by the coding sequence ATGGCTAAAGATCAATTGGAAGTGCTAAATGCACTTGATGTGGCCAAAACACAGTTGTACCATTTCACAACAATTGTTATTGCTGGAATGGGATTTTTCACTGATGCATATGACCTTTTCTGCATTTCACTTGTCACCAAATTACTCGGTCGAATTTACTATCATCATGAAGGTGCACCAAAACCCGGAATTCTCCCCCCTGGTGTCTCAACTGCAGTGAATGGCGTCGCGTTTTGTGGGACCCTCTCAGGGCAACTGTTTTTCGGGTGGCTAGGTGATAAATTGGGCAGGAAAAAAGTTTATGGAATGACCCTTATGCTTATGGTTATTTGCTCGATTGCCTCGGGACTTTCTTTTGGTAAGACACCTAATGGTGTTATTGCCACACTTTGCTTTTTCCGGTTTTGGCTTGGTTTTGGTATTGGTGGCGATTACCCTTTATCTGCAACGATTATGTCTGAATACGCAAATAAAAAGACACGTGGGGCTTTTATTGCTGCGGTTTTCGCTATGCAAGGTTTTGGGATTTTGACAGGTGGAATTGTTGCACTTGTTGTTGCTGGTGCATTTAAAAATGCTTACCCTTCACCAATTTATTCAGTGAATGCTAAAGATTCAACACCCCCTGAAGCTGATTTAGTCTGGAGAATTATTCTCATGTTTGGCGCTATCCCAGCTTTGCTTACTTATTATTGGCGTATGAAGATGCCTGAAACAGCCCGTTACACAGCCTTAGTTGCCAAAAATGCTTCTAAGGCTGCAGCCGATATGTCCAAAGTGTTGAATGTTGAAATTGAAGCAGAAAAAGATAAAATTGAGAAGATTGTTGAAGAAAAGGGGAACAATTTTGGTTTGTTTACTAAGCAATTTCTTCGTCGCCACGGGCTTCACTTGCTAGGAACAACTAGTACATGGTTTTTATTGGACATTGCTTTCTATAGTCAAAATCTTTTTCAAAAGGATATTTTTAGTAAAATTGGATGGATCCCTCATCCAGAAACGATGAACGCGTTGGATGAGGTTTTCAAGATTGCAAGGGCACAAACTCTTATTGCTCTTTGTAGTACTGTTCCTGGTTATTGGTTTACAGTTGCATTTATCGATAAAATAGGTCGATTTGCAATTCAATTGATGGGATTTTTCTTCATGACGGTGTTCATGTTTGCCTTAGCCATCCCATATAATCActggactaaaaaggaaaacaGAATTGGTTTTGTGATCATGTACTCACTTACCTTTTTCTTCGCGAATTTTGGTCCAAATGCAACTACATTTGTTGTACCCGCAGAGATTTTTCCAGCTAGGCTAAGATCAACGTGCCACGGGATATCAGCTGCAGCTGGAAAAGCTGGAGCAATTGTTGGGGCATTTGGATTTTTGTATGCTGCTCAATCCACTAATCCATTAAAGGTTGATGTAGGTTATCCAACTGGTATAGGTGTGAAAAATACACTTCTTGTTCTTGGTTGTGTTAATTTACTTGGAATGTTATTTACATTATTGGTGCCAGAATCCAAGGGAAAATCATTGGAGGAAATGTCAAAGGAAAATGAGGGAGAAGAACAAAATTATGGAACAGAAACTAAGGGAGAAAATGCACAAACAGTTCCAGTTTAA